In one Neobacillus sp. CF12 genomic region, the following are encoded:
- a CDS encoding PepSY domain-containing protein — MNWKSFILGAAVGVISGYAVKEIISQKTYVSPEKVLENVKKQFNQNGPISGSWIHMVTEPFEKHQIKYQVYKGGISKSNNGVNEQFEFIADASTGTLLDVKAST; from the coding sequence ATGAACTGGAAATCATTTATCCTTGGAGCCGCCGTTGGAGTAATCAGCGGTTATGCTGTAAAGGAAATTATTTCTCAAAAAACATATGTTTCACCTGAAAAAGTTTTGGAGAATGTAAAAAAACAATTTAATCAAAACGGACCTATTAGCGGCTCTTGGATACATATGGTAACAGAGCCATTTGAAAAGCATCAAATCAAGTATCAAGTCTATAAGGGCGGAATTTCCAAAAGTAATAATGGAGTGAATGAACAATTCGAATTTATTGCTGACGCATCCACCGGAACCCTTTTAGATGTTAAAGCCTCCACTTAA
- a CDS encoding M42 family metallopeptidase — translation MNKQTLNLFKTLTELPGAPGNEHLVRNFMREQLSQYADEIVQDKLGSIFGVKKGNQNGPTIMVAGHMDEVGFMVTAITDNGMLRFQPLGGWWSQVLLAQRVQVMTNNGPVIGVIGSIPPHLLEDAQRNKPMEMKNMLIDIGADDRKDAENIGIRPGQSILPICPFTPMANEKKILAKAWDNRYGCGLAIELLQEVKDESLPNILYSGATVQEEVGLRGAQTAANMINPDIFFALDASPANDMSGSKSEFGQLGKGALLRILDRSMVTHRGMREFILDTAETNQIPYQYFVSQGGTDAGRVHQSNEGVPSGVIGICSRYIHTHASMIHVDDYAAAKELIVKLVKACDQTTVDTIKANS, via the coding sequence TTGAATAAACAGACGTTAAATCTTTTTAAAACTCTAACAGAACTTCCAGGGGCACCAGGAAACGAACATTTAGTAAGAAATTTTATGAGAGAGCAATTATCTCAATATGCGGATGAAATTGTCCAAGATAAATTGGGGAGTATTTTTGGTGTCAAAAAAGGAAATCAGAATGGTCCAACGATCATGGTAGCTGGCCATATGGACGAAGTTGGTTTTATGGTAACTGCTATTACCGATAATGGGATGTTAAGATTTCAACCGCTCGGAGGCTGGTGGAGCCAGGTCTTACTGGCTCAGCGTGTTCAGGTAATGACAAATAATGGACCTGTAATTGGTGTTATAGGCTCAATCCCTCCCCATCTATTAGAGGACGCTCAGCGAAACAAGCCTATGGAAATGAAAAATATGTTAATTGATATCGGGGCAGACGATCGTAAAGATGCAGAAAACATTGGAATTAGACCTGGTCAGTCAATTCTGCCTATTTGCCCATTTACCCCTATGGCAAATGAAAAGAAAATACTTGCTAAAGCTTGGGATAATCGTTATGGCTGTGGTCTTGCGATTGAATTGCTTCAAGAAGTGAAAGATGAATCCTTACCGAATATTCTTTATTCCGGAGCAACCGTACAAGAAGAGGTAGGACTAAGAGGGGCTCAAACAGCCGCGAATATGATTAATCCAGATATCTTTTTTGCGTTAGATGCTAGTCCTGCTAACGATATGTCAGGAAGTAAATCCGAATTTGGTCAATTAGGTAAGGGAGCATTACTCCGTATTCTTGATCGATCAATGGTCACACATCGCGGAATGAGAGAATTCATTCTGGATACAGCAGAAACAAATCAGATACCTTACCAATACTTTGTTTCACAGGGTGGAACGGATGCAGGCCGTGTTCATCAATCCAATGAAGGTGTCCCAAGCGGTGTAATTGGCATTTGTTCACGGTACATTCATACACATGCTTCCATGATCCATGTTGATGACTATGCGGCAGCGAAAGAATTAATTGTAAAACTTGTAAAAGCATGTGACCAAACTACAGTAGATACCATTAAGGCAAACAGTTAA
- a CDS encoding DUF84 family protein: MKIIIGSNNPAKIAAVKNAFHYQQTEILSLDIPSGVREQPFSDDETIKGAINRAVGALEMGNGDIGIGLEGGVQESTQGLLLCNWGALASKEKPPIIAGGARFLLPLEIADRLRAGEELGPVMDDYAKKANVRKNEGAVGIFTNGLINRSEMFSHIMNLLVGQYHYQRSMKD; the protein is encoded by the coding sequence ATGAAAATAATTATTGGTTCCAATAACCCTGCGAAGATTGCCGCAGTTAAAAATGCTTTTCACTATCAACAAACGGAGATTCTTTCGTTAGACATTCCTTCCGGGGTAAGAGAACAGCCATTTTCGGATGACGAGACAATTAAAGGGGCAATCAACCGTGCTGTTGGGGCATTAGAAATGGGTAATGGCGATATTGGAATTGGGCTTGAGGGAGGCGTACAAGAGTCAACTCAAGGTTTATTACTGTGTAATTGGGGTGCACTTGCTTCGAAAGAAAAGCCGCCTATTATTGCAGGGGGAGCTAGATTTCTTCTCCCACTTGAAATAGCAGACAGATTAAGAGCCGGTGAAGAACTTGGTCCGGTAATGGATGATTATGCAAAAAAGGCTAATGTTCGCAAGAATGAAGGGGCTGTTGGAATTTTCACAAATGGTTTAATTAATCGTTCAGAGATGTTTTCGCATATCATGAATCTTTTAGTTGGGCAATATCACTATCAAAGATCCATGAAGGATTAA
- the trmB gene encoding tRNA (guanosine(46)-N7)-methyltransferase TrmB: MRLRNKPWAKDRIEAHPQYIVANPEIHKGKWHEVFHNEQPIHIEVGTGKGRFITEMAKANPDINYMGIEIYDSVIVAALDRLIEADLPNLRLLNIDASNLDKYFEKNDVDRVYLNFSDPWPKTRHEKRRLTYKDYLKLYENILVDKGEIHFKTDNQGLFEYSLKSFSEYGLLLTFLSLDLHKSNYEGNIMTEYEQKFSEMGNRIYRCEVKYQN, translated from the coding sequence ATGAGACTTAGGAATAAACCTTGGGCAAAGGATAGGATAGAAGCACACCCACAATATATTGTCGCTAATCCAGAAATACATAAAGGAAAGTGGCATGAAGTATTTCATAATGAACAGCCTATTCATATCGAGGTAGGAACGGGAAAAGGCCGTTTTATTACCGAAATGGCAAAGGCAAACCCTGATATTAATTATATGGGAATTGAGATTTATGATTCCGTTATCGTTGCTGCTTTAGATCGCTTAATTGAGGCAGATTTACCAAACTTAAGATTACTCAATATCGATGCAAGTAATTTAGATAAATATTTTGAAAAAAATGATGTTGACAGAGTCTATTTAAACTTTTCAGATCCATGGCCAAAGACACGTCATGAAAAAAGAAGATTAACGTACAAAGATTATTTAAAGCTTTATGAAAACATATTGGTTGATAAAGGAGAAATCCATTTTAAAACCGATAATCAAGGCTTGTTTGAATATTCATTAAAAAGTTTTTCTGAATATGGTTTATTATTAACTTTCCTTAGCCTTGATCTTCATAAAAGTAATTATGAAGGAAACATCATGACAGAGTATGAGCAAAAGTTTTCTGAAATGGGAAACCGAATTTACCGTTGTGAAGTAAAATATCAAAACTAA
- a CDS encoding phosphotransferase family protein, with translation MEHILGQEWDIVPAGGATGEAFYASYKDQRLFLKRNSSPFLAVLSAEGIVPKLVWTKRLENGDVITAQQWLPGRELKHHDMDDERVARMLRKIHRSEPMVGMLSRLEKQPLQPETIFQSVVEQLDEEVLSLPIVKKTLSFLLDEVANVYCDEKVVCHGDVNHNNWLLTEDNQLYLIDWDGAMIADPAIDLGMLLYWYIPESNWTNWLAMYGKPLTENLKLRMRWYVALQTLSSIQFYKDKDRLEETDKWIAFLDELL, from the coding sequence TTGGAACATATATTAGGACAAGAATGGGATATTGTCCCTGCGGGGGGCGCAACGGGAGAGGCCTTTTATGCTAGCTACAAAGACCAAAGGCTTTTCTTAAAACGCAATTCCTCTCCTTTTCTAGCGGTATTATCTGCAGAAGGAATCGTCCCAAAGCTTGTTTGGACAAAGCGATTGGAAAACGGAGATGTGATTACAGCACAGCAGTGGCTGCCTGGCCGAGAATTAAAGCACCATGACATGGATGATGAGCGCGTTGCGAGGATGCTTAGGAAGATTCATCGCTCTGAACCGATGGTAGGAATGCTGAGCCGGCTAGAGAAGCAGCCCTTACAACCAGAAACGATTTTTCAATCGGTTGTCGAGCAATTGGATGAAGAAGTGTTATCGTTACCTATTGTAAAAAAAACATTGAGTTTTCTATTAGATGAAGTAGCAAATGTCTATTGTGACGAGAAGGTAGTTTGTCATGGTGATGTCAACCATAACAACTGGCTGCTTACGGAAGACAACCAGTTGTATTTAATTGACTGGGATGGTGCAATGATAGCAGACCCGGCAATTGACCTTGGGATGCTGCTTTATTGGTATATTCCAGAAAGTAATTGGACTAACTGGTTAGCCATGTATGGAAAACCGTTAACAGAAAACTTAAAACTGAGAATGAGATGGTATGTTGCACTTCAAACCCTTTCGTCAATTCAATTTTACAAAGACAAAGATCGGTTAGAGGAAACGGATAAATGGATTGCATTTTTAGATGAGCTATTGTGA
- a CDS encoding YtzH-like family protein, which translates to MPLSHQDQVSLLKDILNNHQTDCCGSVSECEQLERLVKSLMVNTQIDQNVKGILQDVYNYSQQGAGTADLDEHILSNQNNLSQWVSNIDTYS; encoded by the coding sequence ATGCCATTAAGTCATCAGGACCAAGTATCATTACTAAAGGATATATTAAATAATCACCAAACCGATTGCTGTGGATCTGTTTCCGAATGTGAACAATTGGAACGATTAGTAAAATCTCTGATGGTTAATACACAGATCGATCAAAATGTTAAAGGCATTTTGCAGGACGTATATAATTACAGTCAACAAGGCGCCGGGACAGCCGACTTAGATGAGCATATTCTTTCTAATCAGAATAATTTATCACAATGGGTTTCAAATATTGATACCTATTCCTAA
- a CDS encoding MBL fold metallo-hydrolase encodes MESLKIGTVQLTWLSGGVTNLDGGAMFGVVPKPLWSKRYPPNDNNQIELPTDPILIQMNGKNILLEAGLGKGKLSEKQLRNFGVTAESDVEGSLNKLGLNPEDIDYVLMTHMHNDHVGGLTKLENGIYKSTFPKAKIVTSTIEWEEMRNPNIRSKSTYWKENWEPIQTQVIPFDEKWSLGAISMFHTGGHSNGHSIVMIEDEGEIAIHMADLMPTHAHKNPLWVMAYDDYPMDSIAAKEKWANYVMDKDVWFTFYHDAFYRAVKWGTDGQIVNSIKRVK; translated from the coding sequence ATGGAGTCTTTAAAAATAGGTACAGTTCAACTTACGTGGTTATCCGGTGGTGTAACAAACCTAGATGGTGGAGCAATGTTTGGAGTGGTTCCTAAACCGCTATGGTCGAAAAGGTACCCGCCTAATGACAATAATCAAATCGAACTTCCTACAGATCCTATCTTAATCCAAATGAATGGCAAGAATATATTGCTGGAAGCTGGACTTGGAAAAGGAAAATTATCGGAAAAACAACTTAGAAATTTTGGTGTAACAGCAGAATCTGACGTAGAGGGCTCTTTAAATAAACTAGGGCTAAATCCAGAGGATATCGATTATGTGTTAATGACTCATATGCACAACGATCATGTTGGTGGACTGACGAAATTGGAGAATGGGATTTATAAGTCAACCTTCCCAAAAGCCAAGATTGTTACCTCAACCATCGAATGGGAAGAAATGAGGAACCCGAATATACGCTCAAAAAGTACATATTGGAAAGAAAATTGGGAGCCAATTCAAACTCAGGTTATTCCTTTTGATGAAAAATGGAGTTTAGGTGCCATTAGTATGTTTCATACGGGTGGACATAGCAATGGACATTCTATCGTAATGATTGAGGATGAAGGAGAGATTGCCATTCATATGGCAGACTTAATGCCTACACATGCACATAAAAATCCATTATGGGTCATGGCTTATGACGACTATCCAATGGACTCTATTGCAGCAAAAGAAAAATGGGCTAATTATGTAATGGATAAGGACGTATGGTTTACATTTTACCATGATGCTTTCTATCGAGCAGTTAAATGGGGAACAGATGGGCAAATCGTAAACAGTATAAAGAGAGTTAAATAA